From a region of the Acomys russatus chromosome 4, mAcoRus1.1, whole genome shotgun sequence genome:
- the Gjd2 gene encoding gap junction delta-2 protein codes for MGEWTILERLLEAAVQQHSTMIGRILLTVVVIFRILIVAIVGETVYDDEQTMFVCNTLQPGCNQACYDRAFPISHIRYWVFQIIMVCTPSLCFITYSVHQSAKQRERRYSTVFLALDRDPAESIGVPGGTGGGGSGSKREDKKLQNAIVNGVLQNTETTSKETEPDCLEVKELTPHPSGLRTAARSKLRRQEGISRFYIIQVVFRNALEIGFLVGQYFLYGFSVPGLYECNRYPCIKEVECYVSRPTEKTVFLVFMFAVSGICVVLNLAELNHLGWRKIKLAVRGAQAKRKSVYEIRNKDLPRVSVPNFGRTQSSDSAYV; via the exons ATGGGGGAATGGACCATCTTGGAGAGGCTGCTGGAAGCCGCGGTGCAGCAGCACTCCACTATGATCGGGAG GATCCTGTTGACTGTGGTGGTGATCTTCCGGATACTCATTGTGGCCATTGTGGGAGAGACGGTGTACGATGATGAGCAGACCATGTTTGTGTGCAACACCCTGCAGCCCGGCTGCAACCAGGCCTGCTATGACCGCGCCTTTCCTATCTCCCACATACGTTACTGGGTCTTCCAGATCATAATGGTGTGCACCCCCAGCCTCTGTTTCATCACCTATTCTGTGCACCAATCCGCCAAGCAGCGAGAACGCCGGTACTCTACTGTCTTCCTAGCCCTGGACAGAGACCCTGCTGAGTCTATAGGGGTACCTGgaggaactgggggtgggggcagtgggagCAAGCGAGAAGATAAGAAGTTGCAAAATGCCATTGTCAATGGAGTGCTGCAGAACACAGAGACTACCAGCAAGGAGACAGAACCAGATTGCTTAGAGGTTAAAGAGCTGACTCCACACCCATCGGGGTTGCGCACAGCAGCTAGGTCCAAGCTCCGCAGACAGGAAGGTATCTCCCGCTTCTACATCATCCAAGTGGTGTTCCGAAATGCTCTGGAGATTGGGTTTCTGGTGGGCCAGTACTTTCTGTATGGCTTCAGTGTCCCAGGGTTGTATGAGTGTAACCGCTACCCCTGCATCAAGGAGGTGGAATGCTATGTGTCTAGACCTACTGAGAAGACGGTCTTTCTGGTGTTCATGTTTGCTGTGAGCGGCATTTGTGTGGTGCTCAATCTGGCTGAACTTAACCATTTAGGATGGCGGAAGATCAAATTGGCTGTCCGGGGGGCCCAGGCCAAGAGGAAGTCGGTCTATGAGATACGTAACAAAGACCTGCCTCGAGTTAGTGTTCCCAATTTTGGCAGGACTCAATCTAGTGATTCTGCCTATGTGTGA